The proteins below come from a single candidate division WOR-3 bacterium genomic window:
- a CDS encoding choice-of-anchor D domain-containing protein, translating to MLRLIITLFVSFSIIFAQSVIHAVPAPRNASGLCWDGRALWCGAYGTNGDTIYKVNPEDGTILRRIFWRNYADCYGLAFDTILGGGLWVADHFPGTDSIWFIDTITGLRRQAIKAQREYMAGLANDGDALWHGVYYNPDGRVYKINKSTGNALDSIELPNLPQIWGATWDGNYLWLCNDGNYGGGHRVYKIDVIQKIIVDSINSPGTRPFGLAWDGRYLWVLANGTSPTGKVLYQINLTGGGTPVISVSPTSYNFSNVPIGSTSSFNVTINNIGTDTLTVDTIFSTNPAFSYAYTTFPLRILPSQSTILNVTFSPTQFGDYVGNLGIISNDPVRETVYVTLSGRGVYLAPTLAVNFTTYNYGNVRLNCVKDFYLRIVNQGYQVLQIDSLCFSNTRFFYFGLTLPRSLTCLETCYVQIITRPASLGNYQGELRIYSNSPTSPTSILLEAIGISNIVSAGGEVLWDYEFEDDVICVAQIDDINNDGILDVCAEAYGTEMYGRKHLRSFWANSSGTGVTIWQVGSSDFTGAWGDDCLTLGDDYNRDGIRDIILGTAWGDRKVYVLNGRNGNIIWFYDTRAYDGEGGWVYSVKAMPDITGDGIGEVLAGVSGNQTAGGGPRSVYCFNGATGGVIWQFRALDAIGCVNWIPDVNNDGVPDVIAGAWGNSYDKRVFCISGASTGMVTNPIWQYQCNGDVQAVIAIPDINGDGKWEVAAGSWDGYVRCLSGANGGLLWATNVGGLVVKLMPIRDLISQNRPGIAVANVMNVTSFNVLNSANGNIYWSYPTGGNIWSVDSVGDLDNDAKPDIVIGTQSGIVYCLSGSSGSLLWQYNAGLLINTVRSIADVSFDGYPDILVGTQGHSITNIGRLIALAGGHSVSGIKDSILTARLLNVLKINFLASEKELKIRYQVLHPGKVLLELYNALGGKLQTLLANEQIPGIYELTLPTWSLPAGIYYIKYQNHPISLTKKTVIFRK from the coding sequence GTGCTCAGACTAATTATAACCCTCTTTGTAAGCTTCTCAATAATATTTGCTCAAAGTGTTATTCATGCCGTTCCCGCACCAAGAAACGCCTCTGGCCTGTGTTGGGATGGTCGAGCACTTTGGTGCGGGGCTTATGGAACTAATGGTGATACAATATATAAGGTAAATCCCGAAGATGGCACTATCCTAAGACGGATCTTCTGGCGCAACTACGCTGATTGCTACGGATTAGCTTTTGATACCATATTGGGTGGTGGACTTTGGGTGGCTGATCATTTTCCTGGCACAGACTCAATATGGTTTATTGACACTATAACCGGGCTACGCCGCCAGGCAATAAAGGCACAAAGAGAATATATGGCTGGTCTGGCTAATGATGGAGATGCTTTGTGGCATGGAGTGTATTATAATCCAGATGGTCGGGTATATAAAATAAATAAATCTACCGGCAATGCGTTAGACAGTATCGAACTACCAAATCTTCCCCAGATCTGGGGTGCTACCTGGGATGGTAATTATCTTTGGTTATGTAATGACGGCAACTACGGCGGCGGACATCGAGTATATAAGATCGATGTCATCCAAAAAATTATTGTCGATTCAATAAATTCTCCGGGAACAAGACCTTTTGGGTTAGCTTGGGATGGCAGATATCTTTGGGTGTTGGCCAATGGCACTTCACCAACCGGCAAAGTACTATATCAAATAAACTTAACGGGTGGTGGCACACCGGTAATTTCGGTTTCGCCAACTAGTTATAATTTCTCAAATGTACCAATTGGTAGCACCAGCAGCTTTAATGTGACAATAAATAATATTGGGACTGATACCTTAACAGTTGATACCATATTTTCCACCAATCCGGCTTTTAGCTATGCATATACAACATTTCCTTTACGAATATTACCTTCTCAAAGCACAATTCTTAATGTAACATTTTCGCCCACTCAATTTGGTGATTATGTAGGCAACTTAGGGATAATAAGTAATGACCCAGTGCGTGAAACAGTGTACGTAACCCTGAGCGGTCGGGGAGTATATTTAGCTCCAACGCTGGCCGTAAATTTTACCACATACAATTATGGAAATGTTCGATTGAATTGTGTTAAGGATTTTTATTTGCGAATAGTTAATCAGGGTTATCAAGTGCTCCAAATTGATTCATTATGTTTTAGCAATACCCGTTTCTTTTACTTTGGACTTACCTTACCCCGGTCTCTAACTTGTCTTGAAACATGTTATGTTCAAATAATCACCCGGCCAGCTAGTCTTGGTAATTATCAGGGTGAATTACGAATTTATTCTAATAGTCCCACTTCACCAACTAGTATTCTACTTGAAGCTATCGGCATATCTAACATAGTAAGTGCTGGAGGCGAGGTGTTGTGGGATTATGAGTTTGAGGATGACGTAATTTGTGTGGCTCAAATCGATGATATAAATAACGACGGCATCCTAGATGTCTGTGCTGAAGCCTATGGGACTGAAATGTACGGCCGAAAGCATCTGCGGAGCTTTTGGGCTAATAGCTCGGGCACCGGTGTTACTATCTGGCAAGTTGGTAGCTCAGATTTTACCGGCGCCTGGGGTGATGACTGTTTAACATTAGGAGATGATTACAACCGCGATGGGATTCGAGATATTATTTTAGGTACGGCCTGGGGCGATCGAAAGGTGTATGTGCTAAACGGTCGAAATGGAAATATTATCTGGTTTTATGATACTCGAGCATATGATGGTGAAGGTGGTTGGGTCTACTCGGTAAAAGCGATGCCTGATATTACTGGCGATGGCATTGGTGAAGTGTTAGCCGGGGTCAGCGGTAATCAGACGGCCGGTGGTGGACCAAGAAGTGTGTATTGTTTTAATGGAGCTACGGGTGGTGTAATCTGGCAATTTCGAGCTTTAGATGCCATCGGTTGTGTTAATTGGATTCCGGATGTTAATAACGACGGTGTGCCTGATGTAATCGCCGGGGCGTGGGGCAATAGTTATGATAAGCGAGTATTTTGTATCAGTGGCGCATCAACCGGCATGGTGACAAATCCAATTTGGCAATATCAATGCAATGGCGATGTCCAGGCCGTAATTGCAATTCCCGACATAAATGGTGATGGTAAATGGGAAGTGGCCGCGGGTTCATGGGACGGGTATGTGCGCTGTCTTTCAGGGGCTAATGGTGGGCTTTTGTGGGCAACTAATGTTGGTGGTCTGGTGGTAAAATTAATGCCAATCCGAGATCTTATTTCCCAAAATCGGCCGGGCATTGCAGTCGCTAATGTAATGAATGTAACAAGTTTTAATGTCCTAAATAGCGCCAACGGCAATATTTATTGGAGTTATCCGACCGGCGGCAATATCTGGAGTGTTGATAGTGTCGGCGATTTAGATAACGACGCCAAACCAGACATTGTCATAGGCACGCAATCCGGCATCGTGTATTGTCTTTCCGGCAGTTCTGGAAGTCTTCTTTGGCAGTATAATGCTGGACTCTTAATAAATACCGTGCGCTCAATTGCTGATGTTAGTTTTGATGGCTATCCCGATATTTTAGTGGGCACGCAGGGTCATAGCATTACCAATATCGGCCGATTAATCGCCTTGGCCGGTGGCCATAGTGTTTCGGGAATCAAGGATAGTATATTAACAGCTCGACTCTTAAATGTCTTAAAAATAAACT